In a single window of the Lynx canadensis isolate LIC74 chromosome E2, mLynCan4.pri.v2, whole genome shotgun sequence genome:
- the CDH16 gene encoding cadherin-16 isoform X3, translated as MVPSWLWLLYLSVAQVLPEAQPAELYVEVPENYGGNFPLYLIKLPLPPEETEGKMVLSGNPDMTAEGPFAVDAGSGFLLVTRVLDREEQAEYRLQVTLETEDGHVLWGPQPVLVHVKDENDQVPHFSQSIYRVQLSQGTRPGVPFLFLEALDEDEPGTANSDLRFYILNQAPARPSPDMFQLEPRLGALALSPEGSTSLDQDMEGPYQLLVQVKDMGDQASGHQATATVDVSVVENTWVPLDPVHLAENLKVPYPHHIAQVHWSGGDVHYHLESQPPGPFDVDAEGTLYVTKELDRESQAEYLLQVQAQNTRGEDYTEPLELRVVVMDENDNAPVCPLHGSPISIPELSPPGTKVTRLLAEDLDAPGSPNSYIVYRLLSSEPEEGAEGRAFKLDSTSGSVTVGDAPLQAGQSILLQVMAADLGGAEGGLSSTCEVTVTITDINDHAPEFTNSQIEPISLPEDAEPGTLVATLTATDADLEPAFRLMDFAIEVEDVEGTFGLDWEPDSSHVQLRLLKNLSYEAASSHKLVVVVRSVAELVGPGPGPGATATVTVLVERVVPPPKLDQESYEASVPVSTPAGSLLLTIRPSDRMSSPLRFSLVNDSEGWLCIKEVSGEVHTARPLQGAQPGDMYTVLVEAQYEDEPTLSASATLVIHFLKAPSSRAPTLNHVPTRHLCTPRQDHGVVISGPSEDPDMAGGHGPYSFALGPNPTVQRDWHLQALNGSHAYLTLALHWVEPREHVVPIVVSHNARMWQLLIRGLPDLL; from the exons ATGGTCCCTTCCTGGCTGTGGCTGCTTTACCTCTCTGTTGCCCAG GTTCTCCCAGAGGCCCAGCCTGCAGAACTATACGTGGAAGTCCCAGAAAACTATGGTGGAAATTTCCCTTTGTACCTGATCAAG CTACCACTGCCCCCTGAGGAGACTGAAGGTAAGATGGTGCTGTCAGGAAACCCGGACATGACAGCCGAGGGCCCCTTTGCTGTGGATGCAGGGTCTGGCTTCTTGCTGGTGACCAGGGTCCTGGATCGCGAGGAGCAAGCGGAGTACCGGCTACAG GTCACCCTGGAGACTGAGGACGGACATGTCTTGTGGGGCCCACAGCCTGTGCTTGTGCATGTGAAGGATGAGAATgaccaggtgccccacttctctCAGTCCATCTACAGAGTTCAGCTGAGCCAGGGCACCAGGCCTG GcgtccccttcctcttccttgagGCTTTGGACGAGGATGAGCCAGGCACAGCCAACTCAGATCTCCGATTCTACATCCTGAACCAGGCTCCAGCCCGGCCTTCCCCAGACATGTTCCAGCTGGAGCCTCGGCTGGGGGCTCTGGCCCTCAGTCCTGAGG GAAGCACCAGCCTAGACCAGGATATGGAAGGGCCCTACCAGCTATTGGTACAGGTCAAGGACATGGGTGACCAGGCTTCGGGCCACCAGGCCACAGCCACCGTAGATGTCTCTGTGGTAGAGAacacctgggtgcccctagaTCCTGTCCACCTGGCAGAGAATCTGAAAGTTCCATACCCACACCACATTGCCCAG GTACACTGGAGTGGGGGAGATGTACATTATCATCTGGAGAGCCAGCCCCCTGGACCCTTTGATGTGGATGCAGAGGGGACACTCTACGTGACCAAGGAGCTGGACCGAGAATCCCAGgctgag TACCTGCTCCAGGTGCAGGCTCAGAATACCCGTGGTGAGGACTACACAGAACCTCTGGAGCTGCGTGTGGTAGTGATGGATGAGAATGACAATGCACCTGTCTGCCCCCTACATGGTTCCCCAATCAGCATTCCTGAGCTCAGCCCTCCAG GCACTAAGGTGACTAGGCTGTTGGCAGAGGACCTGGATGCCCCCGGTTCCCCAAATTCCTACATTGTGTATCGGCTGCTGAGCTCTGAGCctgaggagggagcagagggaagagccTTCAAACTGGACTCCACCTCAGGCAGTGTGACAGTCGGGGACGCCCCCCTCCAGGCTGGCCAGAGCATCTTGCTTCAGGTGATGGCTGCTGACCTAGGAGGAGCAGAGGGTG GCCTCAGCAGCACATGTGAGGTCACTGTCACAATCACAGACATCAATGACCATGCCCCCGAGTTCACCAATTCCCAG ATTGAGCCTATAAGCCTCCCTGAGGATGCAGAGCCTGGGACTCTGGTGGCCACACTCACAGCCACTGATGCTGACCTTGAGCCTGCCTTCCGCCTCATGGACTTTGCCATTGAGGTGGAGGACGTGGAGGGGACCTTCGGCCTGGATTGGGAACCAGACTCCAGTCATGTCCAACTTCGACTCCTCAAG AACCTCAGCTATGAGGCAGCTTCAAGCCACAAGTTGGTGGTAGTGGTTCGGAGCGTGGCAGAGTTGGTagggccaggcccaggccctGGAGCCACAGCCACAGTGACGGTTCTTGTGGAAAGGGTGGTGCCACCCCCCAAGTTGGACCAGGAGAGCTACGAGGCCAGTGTTCCAGTCAGCACCCCAGCTGGCTCCCTCCTGCTGACCATCCGACCCTCAGACCGCATGAGCAGTCCCCTCAG GTTCTCCCTGGTCAATGACTCAGAGGGCTGGCTCTGCATCAAGGAGGTCTCTGGGGAGGTGCACACCGCGCGGCCCCTACAAGGTGCCCAGCCTGGGGACATGTACACAGTGCTTGTGGAGGCCCAGTATGAAG ATGAGCCGACACTGAGCGCCTCTGCAACCCTCGTGATCCACTTTCTGAAGGCCCCTTCTTCCCGGGCCCCAACTCTGAACCACGTGCCCACCCGACACCTCTGCACACCCCGCCAGGACCATGGTGTGGTTATCAGTGGACCCAGCGAGGACCCTGATATGGCTGGTGGACATGGTCCCTACAGCTTTGCCCTTGGTCCCAACCCGACAGTGCAGCGGGATTGGCACCTCCAGGCTCTCAACG GTTCCCATGCCTACCTCACTCTGGCCCTGCATTGGGTGGAGCCACGTGAGCACGTAGTACCCATAGTTGTCAGCCACAATGCCCGGATGTGGCAGCTCCTGATCCGAG
- the CDH16 gene encoding cadherin-16 isoform X2 — MVPSWLWLLYLSVAQVLPEAQPAELYVEVPENYGGNFPLYLIKLPLPPEETEGKMVLSGNPDMTAEGPFAVDAGSGFLLVTRVLDREEQAEYRLQVTLETEDGHVLWGPQPVLVHVKDENDQVPHFSQSIYRVQLSQGTRPGVPFLFLEALDEDEPGTANSDLRFYILNQAPARPSPDMFQLEPRLGALALSPEGSTSLDQDMEGPYQLLVQVKDMGDQASGHQATATVDVSVVENTWVPLDPVHLAENLKVPYPHHIAQVHWSGGDVHYHLESQPPGPFDVDAEGTLYVTKELDRESQAEYLLQVQAQNTRGEDYTEPLELRVVVMDENDNAPVCPLHGSPISIPELSPPGTKVTRLLAEDLDAPGSPNSYIVYRLLSSEPEEGAEGRAFKLDSTSGSVTVGDAPLQAGQSILLQVMAADLGGAEGGLSSTCEVTVTITDINDHAPEFTNSQIEPISLPEDAEPGTLVATLTATDADLEPAFRLMDFAIEVEDVEGTFGLDWEPDSSHVQLRLLKNLSYEAASSHKLVVVVRSVAELVGPGPGPGATATVTVLVERVVPPPKLDQESYEASVPVSTPAGSLLLTIRPSDRMSSPLRFSLVNDSEGWLCIKEVSGEVHTARPLQGAQPGDMYTVLVEAQYEDEPTLSASATLVIHFLKAPSSRAPTLNHVPTRHLCTPRQDHGVVISGPSEDPDMAGGHGPYSFALGPNPTVQRDWHLQALNGSHAYLTLALHWVEPREHVVPIVVSHNARMWQLLIRVIVCRCNVEGQCMRKVGRMKGMPTKLSAVGILVGTLMAIGLPDLL, encoded by the exons ATGGTCCCTTCCTGGCTGTGGCTGCTTTACCTCTCTGTTGCCCAG GTTCTCCCAGAGGCCCAGCCTGCAGAACTATACGTGGAAGTCCCAGAAAACTATGGTGGAAATTTCCCTTTGTACCTGATCAAG CTACCACTGCCCCCTGAGGAGACTGAAGGTAAGATGGTGCTGTCAGGAAACCCGGACATGACAGCCGAGGGCCCCTTTGCTGTGGATGCAGGGTCTGGCTTCTTGCTGGTGACCAGGGTCCTGGATCGCGAGGAGCAAGCGGAGTACCGGCTACAG GTCACCCTGGAGACTGAGGACGGACATGTCTTGTGGGGCCCACAGCCTGTGCTTGTGCATGTGAAGGATGAGAATgaccaggtgccccacttctctCAGTCCATCTACAGAGTTCAGCTGAGCCAGGGCACCAGGCCTG GcgtccccttcctcttccttgagGCTTTGGACGAGGATGAGCCAGGCACAGCCAACTCAGATCTCCGATTCTACATCCTGAACCAGGCTCCAGCCCGGCCTTCCCCAGACATGTTCCAGCTGGAGCCTCGGCTGGGGGCTCTGGCCCTCAGTCCTGAGG GAAGCACCAGCCTAGACCAGGATATGGAAGGGCCCTACCAGCTATTGGTACAGGTCAAGGACATGGGTGACCAGGCTTCGGGCCACCAGGCCACAGCCACCGTAGATGTCTCTGTGGTAGAGAacacctgggtgcccctagaTCCTGTCCACCTGGCAGAGAATCTGAAAGTTCCATACCCACACCACATTGCCCAG GTACACTGGAGTGGGGGAGATGTACATTATCATCTGGAGAGCCAGCCCCCTGGACCCTTTGATGTGGATGCAGAGGGGACACTCTACGTGACCAAGGAGCTGGACCGAGAATCCCAGgctgag TACCTGCTCCAGGTGCAGGCTCAGAATACCCGTGGTGAGGACTACACAGAACCTCTGGAGCTGCGTGTGGTAGTGATGGATGAGAATGACAATGCACCTGTCTGCCCCCTACATGGTTCCCCAATCAGCATTCCTGAGCTCAGCCCTCCAG GCACTAAGGTGACTAGGCTGTTGGCAGAGGACCTGGATGCCCCCGGTTCCCCAAATTCCTACATTGTGTATCGGCTGCTGAGCTCTGAGCctgaggagggagcagagggaagagccTTCAAACTGGACTCCACCTCAGGCAGTGTGACAGTCGGGGACGCCCCCCTCCAGGCTGGCCAGAGCATCTTGCTTCAGGTGATGGCTGCTGACCTAGGAGGAGCAGAGGGTG GCCTCAGCAGCACATGTGAGGTCACTGTCACAATCACAGACATCAATGACCATGCCCCCGAGTTCACCAATTCCCAG ATTGAGCCTATAAGCCTCCCTGAGGATGCAGAGCCTGGGACTCTGGTGGCCACACTCACAGCCACTGATGCTGACCTTGAGCCTGCCTTCCGCCTCATGGACTTTGCCATTGAGGTGGAGGACGTGGAGGGGACCTTCGGCCTGGATTGGGAACCAGACTCCAGTCATGTCCAACTTCGACTCCTCAAG AACCTCAGCTATGAGGCAGCTTCAAGCCACAAGTTGGTGGTAGTGGTTCGGAGCGTGGCAGAGTTGGTagggccaggcccaggccctGGAGCCACAGCCACAGTGACGGTTCTTGTGGAAAGGGTGGTGCCACCCCCCAAGTTGGACCAGGAGAGCTACGAGGCCAGTGTTCCAGTCAGCACCCCAGCTGGCTCCCTCCTGCTGACCATCCGACCCTCAGACCGCATGAGCAGTCCCCTCAG GTTCTCCCTGGTCAATGACTCAGAGGGCTGGCTCTGCATCAAGGAGGTCTCTGGGGAGGTGCACACCGCGCGGCCCCTACAAGGTGCCCAGCCTGGGGACATGTACACAGTGCTTGTGGAGGCCCAGTATGAAG ATGAGCCGACACTGAGCGCCTCTGCAACCCTCGTGATCCACTTTCTGAAGGCCCCTTCTTCCCGGGCCCCAACTCTGAACCACGTGCCCACCCGACACCTCTGCACACCCCGCCAGGACCATGGTGTGGTTATCAGTGGACCCAGCGAGGACCCTGATATGGCTGGTGGACATGGTCCCTACAGCTTTGCCCTTGGTCCCAACCCGACAGTGCAGCGGGATTGGCACCTCCAGGCTCTCAACG GTTCCCATGCCTACCTCACTCTGGCCCTGCATTGGGTGGAGCCACGTGAGCACGTAGTACCCATAGTTGTCAGCCACAATGCCCGGATGTGGCAGCTCCTGATCCGAG TGATCGTGTGTCGCTGCAACGTAGAGGGACAGTGCATGCGAAAGGTGGGCCGCATGAAGGGCATGCCCACGAAGCTGTCAGCCGTGGGCATCCTCGTGGGCACCTTGATGGCGATAG
- the CDH16 gene encoding cadherin-16 isoform X1: protein MVPSWLWLLYLSVAQVLPEAQPAELYVEVPENYGGNFPLYLIKLPLPPEETEGKMVLSGNPDMTAEGPFAVDAGSGFLLVTRVLDREEQAEYRLQVTLETEDGHVLWGPQPVLVHVKDENDQVPHFSQSIYRVQLSQGTRPGVPFLFLEALDEDEPGTANSDLRFYILNQAPARPSPDMFQLEPRLGALALSPEGSTSLDQDMEGPYQLLVQVKDMGDQASGHQATATVDVSVVENTWVPLDPVHLAENLKVPYPHHIAQVHWSGGDVHYHLESQPPGPFDVDAEGTLYVTKELDRESQAEYLLQVQAQNTRGEDYTEPLELRVVVMDENDNAPVCPLHGSPISIPELSPPGTKVTRLLAEDLDAPGSPNSYIVYRLLSSEPEEGAEGRAFKLDSTSGSVTVGDAPLQAGQSILLQVMAADLGGAEGGLSSTCEVTVTITDINDHAPEFTNSQIEPISLPEDAEPGTLVATLTATDADLEPAFRLMDFAIEVEDVEGTFGLDWEPDSSHVQLRLLKNLSYEAASSHKLVVVVRSVAELVGPGPGPGATATVTVLVERVVPPPKLDQESYEASVPVSTPAGSLLLTIRPSDRMSSPLRFSLVNDSEGWLCIKEVSGEVHTARPLQGAQPGDMYTVLVEAQYEDEPTLSASATLVIHFLKAPSSRAPTLNHVPTRHLCTPRQDHGVVISGPSEDPDMAGGHGPYSFALGPNPTVQRDWHLQALNGSHAYLTLALHWVEPREHVVPIVVSHNARMWQLLIRVIVCRCNVEGQCMRKVGRMKGMPTKLSAVGILVGTLMAIGIFLILIFTHLSLARKKDLDQPVDSVPLKAVV from the exons ATGGTCCCTTCCTGGCTGTGGCTGCTTTACCTCTCTGTTGCCCAG GTTCTCCCAGAGGCCCAGCCTGCAGAACTATACGTGGAAGTCCCAGAAAACTATGGTGGAAATTTCCCTTTGTACCTGATCAAG CTACCACTGCCCCCTGAGGAGACTGAAGGTAAGATGGTGCTGTCAGGAAACCCGGACATGACAGCCGAGGGCCCCTTTGCTGTGGATGCAGGGTCTGGCTTCTTGCTGGTGACCAGGGTCCTGGATCGCGAGGAGCAAGCGGAGTACCGGCTACAG GTCACCCTGGAGACTGAGGACGGACATGTCTTGTGGGGCCCACAGCCTGTGCTTGTGCATGTGAAGGATGAGAATgaccaggtgccccacttctctCAGTCCATCTACAGAGTTCAGCTGAGCCAGGGCACCAGGCCTG GcgtccccttcctcttccttgagGCTTTGGACGAGGATGAGCCAGGCACAGCCAACTCAGATCTCCGATTCTACATCCTGAACCAGGCTCCAGCCCGGCCTTCCCCAGACATGTTCCAGCTGGAGCCTCGGCTGGGGGCTCTGGCCCTCAGTCCTGAGG GAAGCACCAGCCTAGACCAGGATATGGAAGGGCCCTACCAGCTATTGGTACAGGTCAAGGACATGGGTGACCAGGCTTCGGGCCACCAGGCCACAGCCACCGTAGATGTCTCTGTGGTAGAGAacacctgggtgcccctagaTCCTGTCCACCTGGCAGAGAATCTGAAAGTTCCATACCCACACCACATTGCCCAG GTACACTGGAGTGGGGGAGATGTACATTATCATCTGGAGAGCCAGCCCCCTGGACCCTTTGATGTGGATGCAGAGGGGACACTCTACGTGACCAAGGAGCTGGACCGAGAATCCCAGgctgag TACCTGCTCCAGGTGCAGGCTCAGAATACCCGTGGTGAGGACTACACAGAACCTCTGGAGCTGCGTGTGGTAGTGATGGATGAGAATGACAATGCACCTGTCTGCCCCCTACATGGTTCCCCAATCAGCATTCCTGAGCTCAGCCCTCCAG GCACTAAGGTGACTAGGCTGTTGGCAGAGGACCTGGATGCCCCCGGTTCCCCAAATTCCTACATTGTGTATCGGCTGCTGAGCTCTGAGCctgaggagggagcagagggaagagccTTCAAACTGGACTCCACCTCAGGCAGTGTGACAGTCGGGGACGCCCCCCTCCAGGCTGGCCAGAGCATCTTGCTTCAGGTGATGGCTGCTGACCTAGGAGGAGCAGAGGGTG GCCTCAGCAGCACATGTGAGGTCACTGTCACAATCACAGACATCAATGACCATGCCCCCGAGTTCACCAATTCCCAG ATTGAGCCTATAAGCCTCCCTGAGGATGCAGAGCCTGGGACTCTGGTGGCCACACTCACAGCCACTGATGCTGACCTTGAGCCTGCCTTCCGCCTCATGGACTTTGCCATTGAGGTGGAGGACGTGGAGGGGACCTTCGGCCTGGATTGGGAACCAGACTCCAGTCATGTCCAACTTCGACTCCTCAAG AACCTCAGCTATGAGGCAGCTTCAAGCCACAAGTTGGTGGTAGTGGTTCGGAGCGTGGCAGAGTTGGTagggccaggcccaggccctGGAGCCACAGCCACAGTGACGGTTCTTGTGGAAAGGGTGGTGCCACCCCCCAAGTTGGACCAGGAGAGCTACGAGGCCAGTGTTCCAGTCAGCACCCCAGCTGGCTCCCTCCTGCTGACCATCCGACCCTCAGACCGCATGAGCAGTCCCCTCAG GTTCTCCCTGGTCAATGACTCAGAGGGCTGGCTCTGCATCAAGGAGGTCTCTGGGGAGGTGCACACCGCGCGGCCCCTACAAGGTGCCCAGCCTGGGGACATGTACACAGTGCTTGTGGAGGCCCAGTATGAAG ATGAGCCGACACTGAGCGCCTCTGCAACCCTCGTGATCCACTTTCTGAAGGCCCCTTCTTCCCGGGCCCCAACTCTGAACCACGTGCCCACCCGACACCTCTGCACACCCCGCCAGGACCATGGTGTGGTTATCAGTGGACCCAGCGAGGACCCTGATATGGCTGGTGGACATGGTCCCTACAGCTTTGCCCTTGGTCCCAACCCGACAGTGCAGCGGGATTGGCACCTCCAGGCTCTCAACG GTTCCCATGCCTACCTCACTCTGGCCCTGCATTGGGTGGAGCCACGTGAGCACGTAGTACCCATAGTTGTCAGCCACAATGCCCGGATGTGGCAGCTCCTGATCCGAG TGATCGTGTGTCGCTGCAACGTAGAGGGACAGTGCATGCGAAAGGTGGGCCGCATGAAGGGCATGCCCACGAAGCTGTCAGCCGTGGGCATCCTCGTGGGCACCTTGATGGCGATAG GCATCTTCCTTATCCTCATCTTCACTCACTTGAGCCTGGCAAGGAAGAAGGACCTAGATCAGCCAGTGGACAGCGTGCCCCTGAAGGCGGTGGTTTGA